gctgtttttaCTGCATAAGAAAAACGTCAATTTCTGTTAGTTGTAGTTACGTTAAATACATAGAATTACATCAGATGTTACTTATTGTGCCTGAGAGTTTTGTTCTGCTTTTGGTATTTTTAGCAAGCCCCTAAAATTCTCATTTTGGCTGGTAAGTTGTGTATACATTTATCTCACCAGATCTCACTTTTTACAAATAAATGGCCAGCCATATTCCTCACTTTTTCTTTGGCTTTGTTTAGATTGGCTTGCCAAACTTGCCAAAACTTGCTCTGAAAGTTTGGAGACACCAAATCTAAAAAAGAAATTGGAGAAATCTTGTGCATCGCTTGATAAACATCACCATGCTGCTGGAGATTTCTGTTAACGTAGTTTTCAGGTTTGAACAGCAACCCCGACCCATAGTTGCCGCTGATGTGAATATAAAACTGCACAAACTGTATGATCAGTTAGGTATAACACCAATTGCCTTTGAATGTGACATCTCTTTGGGTGCTTCTCTTTTTAACCCTCCCCCAGCTGCCATTGGGTTCCTGACTGTCTCGAGTGCAGTGACCATGTCGGCTCCCTTCTTCCTGGGCAGAGTGATAGACACCATTTACACCACTGGGTCAGACACAGAGACAATGACAGCCTCTCTGACGTCATTGTGTATGATGCTGACGGGTGTCTTCCTGTTTGGCGGGGCAGCCAACGCTGCCAGGGTCTATATCATGCAGGCCTCAGGTGAGACGAGAAGCCACGGACAGTAAGGGTGTCTCACACCAATTCATGCTCTTTCAAATAGGTGTAACACACTAAAGGAAAACCCACCTGTTAAGTATGAAGCTAAGGTTACAAAGCATTTATCTTAGTAGGTCAAAGAGCCAACCTTTCCCCAttaaaaagaaactgaacaatTAGTAAAACAGGGCATTTTCTGTGTTTATCTACGTAACTACAAGCTGTGTCTCTGGGGGAAACGTACGTGCTGTACTAAATTTGTGCAGGTGCAGGGACTTCCTGAGACCTCAGCTGGTCGCCTGGCAATCTTAGTGTTAGTGTACAGATTAAACAAAGTTGATATAATTTGGCTTGTTAGAAAGATTTTAAGGTTTTTCAGCTAATGTGTAGGGTGGGGGTTGTCCACAGTCAATCACCTGCCTAAACCAAGCTTgtaaacaagatttattttatttataattaaataaCTTCATGGACAGATTTATCACCTGGCAATCAAACCCTTTGAATTAGTGTCTATTTCCTCACTTGAGtctcctctcttctctcctCAGGCCAACAGATTGTCCGTAATCTCCGTGCCTCTGTCTTTTCCTCCATCCTCAGACAGGAGGTGGCattctttgacaaaaacaggacCGGCGAGCTCATCAACCGGCTGTCGGCCGACACGGCCGTGGTGGGCCGCTCCATCACAGACAACCTGTCAGACGGGCTGAGAGCCGTCGCCCAGGCAGCTGCTGGCGTCACCATGATGGTGAGGGCCCGCTGTGACCACTCACGACAACAGACATCACTTATGAAGGGACACATTTGCATAGATGATGAAAGCCGCTGTAAATATTTGGATTGCAGCCATTTATaaatgattattttttctttttcagtctggTAACAACAGACGAAGGGTGAATGCATGTGTAGTTAGTTTTGTGTTGCTCGCTACGAGGAAGTAGAAGTTAATGTCTTGGCTTCCTTTATGAGCAGCTTTACATTCTGTTCTTCCTGTATACGATATATGAGCTGGGTTTCCTTCTACGTTACTGGATTATGGTCATATTGTAGTAAATCTGATAAAACTGGTGGAACAGGTTTACCAGAACATTTTCTTGATAGAAGGAAGTTGGCAGATTATGTTGAGGGACTTCCACACCTTCGTGGGTGTTGCTGGTgcttacaaaacaaaaagtttCTATTTTTGTCTTTGTATTTCTTAGTTCCACCTTACATGATTGTAAAGCCTGAAACGTTAAAGCTCTTAAACACAGAGTATGCTCAACAACAAGCAGTTTGCTTTCTCTTTCTGTACAAGGAAATGAGACCTTTCCCAGATGCCATGGGCATTAAGAGAAGTAAAACGGAAATAATTACAGTAAGCATGTGTCACACTGGTGTGATAAACAATAAGGGAGTGACACATATGGTTTAACGAGAACAACTATTATTCATTTACATTTGCTGATATGTCCTTCTTATCTCATGGAACAACGAGCAGATGAGCTTCTGCACGTAGATTTATGTTTGGTTCTTACAGTAAAGTCACCGGGGTTGCATCCCAGATAAGTCTGGCTTAGTGAGAGCTGTTACATTCTGTAGTAATGCACAAAGTGGATTATTACAGGGGCATGTCAGTTTTACTGTTTAATAATGAATTACAATAATGTTTGCAGTACCGACaaattgttttttctcttctatTTGGTTACTGTGGATATTTTAGTTAGGCCTGACAAAATTAATAGTGCAGTACAATTATTTGAGACAGGAGTAATCGTCTCTGTATCATCATCTATTTACCTTCTCCTGAAAATAGATCTGCTAATTGTTTTCCATAATTCAATAGAGTTCTCTGACTGAATTATTGCTGATGCTCTATTCtcttctctcttcctctctcttcctccagttctacGTTTCTCCTAGTCTAGCAAGTTTTGTGTTGCTGATCGTTCCACCTATGGCCATTCTCGCCGTCATTTATGGCAGATACCTTCGTTCCATCTCAAAGCGAACACAGGACGCTCTCGCGCAAGCCACACAGGTAAATACGCTGGCTGAGAAAGACTAGTGAGACATGCTCTAAATAGGGGGAAATCTGTTTTTGACATGAAGTGATTTTATTTTAGCTCAAAATGCCATTTGTTAGTGAGGCTGTACTGTACACCGAGCCCTCGTTTTTACAGTATGTGCATATGATATAAATGCTGCGTTTCCCCCCATGGTAACTCAATACCACTTCCAGACAGTAACTTTGCTTCAATGGTTTCCGTTTTAATCAACAACAAGCTCAAATTAAACTGTGTTTGCAGCTGGCGGAGGAGCGAATCAGCAACATGCGGACGGTCAGGGCCTTTGGGAAGGAGATGGCTGAAGTGGACGCGTACGCGCGGAAAACAGACGTTGTCCTCAGCCTGGCTCAAAAGGAAGCGTTAATAAGAGCGGGTTTCTTTGGAGTGGTAAGTGTGTGTTGTGTGATGTAAATCCAGTTAGCTAATGCTGTGTTGCACGTAGGCTTCTGCTTTCTGGTTTTGTCACAAGGTCACACTACTCTAAGaatgaatgtttttttatttaaaaaaatattttccaatTCCTCCTTTTTAGGATAGCGAAACTGCTGAAATCTAATTGTGTGGTTTCAGTTTTTAAAGCATCTGGTAACCCTGTAATAGTCAGGGGGCAAACCCTAAGATTGATAACTATGCTCACGCTTCTGGGTAACGTTTGAcaaccttatttttttgttagaagGAACCCCTAGGAGGAATAATGGACCCACATATGTTAAGATGTTTTCTGTTGTTAAGTgtgaataaacacattttctatgaaattCTGTGTCAAAAACATCtataaaaaagtgatattttgtatccaatattggctaaaatattacaatatgattcaaaaaggcttttttagtattgttttatctatttccttagatatacaatgttttaatcttgacaattaTGCATACAAATTGTACAGGTTAACCAAAACTAACCATATGCCTGACTTGAGAACTTTAATATTCTAGggcctctagtggtcaccagCAAAAAAATTTAAGACGACAACACCCCTAAAATTTCTTCTATAGAtttgttctaacaaaaaaaataggttgtcaaactttacccagacatgtGAGCAAAAGTCTTAACGGAGGCTCTTTTCTAAATTGCCCCTTGACTATAATACGAATGCATATTGTAGAGGGAAATACCTGTTTTTAGacttttatctgctctcttgGACCACATCTCCTGCCACACACTTTCTCTTGTGCATAATTTTTAGTTATCAGATGTGTCTGTGTTGACGCTAAGTGAACTGTAGTTAGTAAGTTGCTGGTGTTCACAGAGAGATCCTGGCACCGAAACCCACCGCCGAGACCGTCCAGCAGGTTCCCAGTGATGTTGTAATTAGAGTAATAACCAGCACTGGGTCACAGTGCGGCACTTCCACCAGATGCTGCGGTAATTCAATAACATaaaatgtgtgtctgtgttccaGACCGGTCTCAGCGGAAACCTCATGATCCTGTCGGTGCTCTACAAAGGAGGCCTGCTGATGGCCAGTCAGCACATGACCGTGGGAGAGCTCTCATCGTTCCTCATGTACACGTTCTGGGTCGGCATCAGCATCGCAGGTATCCCAGTCTGCACGGACACACACGCATGTTTTCTGACTTAAGCGTACTTGCATATACACTATTTTATCCGTGTTGGATGTGATTGCTAACGGTGTGTTGTACTTCATTTGGTGCAGGTCTGAGTTCCTTCTACTCGGAGCTGATGAAGGGTTTTGGAGCAGGAGCCAGACTCTGGGAGCTGTTGGACAGAAAGCCAGAGTTTCCATTAAATGGtcagttcacacacacacacacacacacacacacacacacacacacacacttcaactGTCAAGTATATTCATGGTCAGAATTTATATGACTATATGACTATTTTAAAATATTGACAGATTGGTTAAAAAGTGACAGTTTTCTGTGTTGTTATGGAACAAAATTTTTAATAGAAAGTGACATAATTCATTGTTTTTggtaaattacctttaaaaaTGTAACATTTGTGATCAAATAATCAATTTGTCAGCTTTATTTTCTTCACTGGTTTTATTTCAAATTCACATGAGTTGAACTAAACTGTTTTATCGTGTCCCGTTTCTCCACACGTCCCCAGAGGGCCAGGTCCTCCCTCTGGACCAGCTGAAAGGCCAACTGGAGTTTTGTGATGTCTCCTTTGCCTACCCTACTCGTAAGGAGGCTCCTATTTTCCAGAACCTCCGTCTCGTGGTCCCAGCCGGTAACATCATGGCTGTGGTGGGATCCAGCGGCTCAGGGAAGTCTTCCCTCGTCTCACTCCTGCTCAGGCTCTACGACACTGATGCTGGTGAGAGAACTATGCCCCTCCCACTGATTACTTATTAAACTACTTATTATaaactattatattataaattacTTATTATTATAAACAAAAATTCTTATtatgacaaactaaaaaaaacctcGATTGTGACGGACTACAAAACTACATGAGTGTGTGTTAATGCTTGTTTTGGCCCCTCTAGGTATCATTACTGTAGATGGTCATGACATCAGGGACCTGAATCCCTACTGGCTCAGAAATCACATTGGAACTGTCAGCCAGGTAATCAATCATCATTCATCCTTCTGACACTTggtctgtattttcttttaactACAGGTGACTAAATAATATTGAAACTGGAGTAAAGATAGCCCTTTTCCACCTCTCTTTCTTTTCAGGAGCCAATGCTGTTTTCCTGCTCCATCAGAGACAATATAGCCTACGGTGCTTTGGACTCCGATGCCGTGACGACAGAGGAAATCTACAGGGCAGCCAAAGTGGCCAACGCCTATGATTTCATCCAGGCCTTTCCCAAAGGCTTCGACACGGTGGTGGGGGAGAAGGGAGTGCTGCTGTCAGGTGAGGAACTGAGGCAGCAAAGTGTTGGCCGCAACATCCGTTTTGCTTCACAGTGCTCAACTttccattagctgcagcaaagcTGATGGGACTGAAGGCAGTTTTGGGATGAGTTATAAAGGTTTTCAAGTAGATAACTTAATAATAAGTTAAACTTTTAATTAAACTTTAAAAGCATTTCTTACCCATCAAGGCCATGGATGTGTTACTGACTGACTTTGGAGTTGTTTAATGTTGCATTTTCAGATTTCACCTCAAGGTGTTTTTGTGACTGATGATCCTGTGTCTTTTTCCTCAGGTGGTCAGAAGCAGAGGATAGCTATAGCCAGAGCTCTCCTCAAGGTGAGCACAGCAGGAAGGCTGTTTTCATACACACActgaattagggctgggcgatatatcgagattttaatatatatcgatatattttcaaacgcgatatggtacgagacaatatcgtttatatcgatttaaaaaaaaaaaaaaaaaaattatgattttgatatagcttattttgtgacaaattgacttgaatgttttatttgagatttgcacaaatgttttgttatttgcacaaatgtcaacctcagtggaaaagtctgcctgttactgtctacattgtattaattgcacagtgtattttaatttaattgttatgcaggaaagggatatttgttttattttattcaagaagcatttttattctatatatgcaggcagtttatttttatttcatttgttttatacattttgatattgtgcagacctctgttaataaaggaacctgtgtgacatttggcacgaggctttgtattaaaactgacagtttttttaagggtttgcctcagaaaaaaatgaagctaacagagatgctatgctataatgctttggggggaaaccccaattatggcacagaaaaaatattgatatatatcgagtatcgccattcagctagaaaatatcgagatatgacttttggtccatatcgcccagccctacactgAATGCAAAGCACAACTCCGCTCGGAGCAGTCATCTTTACCTCACATCTGCTGTATttgatcaattcaattcaattcaaaagtctttatttcgaacatgaccCACCCAACCCGCCCCAGGGGGCACAGGCAGTCCCCTGCCAGGTTAGGTTAGGTCCCCTTTTTCTATCAGGTACTCACTACCTTATTAGATCGACCTGGTGTAGTTTTTCTATCTAATTCCTCCAATCGCTGAGCGACAACAGTAGCTTTAAAAGGTCATGTTTAGTGTTGCCACATATGTTTGCATACGTAAGTCCAACCCCACCGTCCTTTACTGCATGTCATTCACCCATCTCTACTTCTCCTTCTGTCACTTTGATGAGGAAAGACCATTTCAAAGAAAAGGCAAGCTAGTCTcggttctctttttcttttgaagcatGAACCAAACATAGCTTGAATACAGTAACTTAAGGGCCACCTCCGCTTTCTGTGAAACCTGATTTAATGCCTGTGTTTTCTTCCCACAGAATCCCAAAATCCTGCTCTTAGATGAAGCCACCAGGTGAGAGACTGAAACAGTTTAGAGTTAAATCAGTACTATTTTTTTGCAGTACTGTGACTATGTCGACACATCTCACTTGAATAGGTGCACAAATCTCATGTCACTGTGCTGATTCGAGACGCTGCTATTTTCTTTTAGCGCGCTGGATGCTGAGAATGAGTTCCTTGTTCAAGAGGCGTTGGAGCGTCTAATGGAAGGTAGATTTTCACAACCTTTTCTGTCTTCCCCTTTAACATCACCTGTAACATTCATAATTAAGCCAACACATAACACTCCATCTGCTGTCTTTTCTTGTTCCGTTCACTCCATCAACAGGGAGGACGGTTGTGATCATCGCCCACCGTCTGTCCACCATTAAGAATGCCGATGCCATCGCTGTTCTGGACCAGCGTCGTGTTGCTGAGTGTGGCCCGCCCTCAGAGCTGCTGGGAAACAGGCAGGGACTGTTCAGGAAACTGATGGAGAAACAGGCATTTCTGCAGGAAGAACAGCAGCGCGCTCTTCAGTGAAAGGATGAGGAGCACCCATAGctaagaaaaaagggagaaatcAGGAAATGTACTGGTGACAAAACTCACCTGATGAGACTTTCCCTTTCTATTTCACTACTGAAAAGACTACAGTATGTAGCATGAAGACTCGAGAGCTGAAGCTGGGACCATTTGTCCTTAGAAACTGTTTGGAAAGTATCTAGAAAGAACAAGAAGAAGTCCGCGTGAGAGCCAGAGAGAGACATGAGGACAGATGCTCTTCTCAACGGAGGCTCGCAGCCAACTGTGACTTAAATCTGTTTTTGTTGTACGAATAAGCCCAAATTCTGTTCAAGCGAAGAAAGTAAACGTGAGGGATGGCTCTGACATCCTCCTGCAATCTCTGCCGTGGAACACCGTCTGCTGTCACGTCAGGATGTTTATAGCGAAACCAAAAACAGGCCCGTAAGAACCTTACAGCACTgctaaatgtatatttatatatttgccTGTAtattgagtttgttttttaaacttgaAACTTATTTGCAGAGCTTTTTTTACCATTCTTTTAAAGTCTAAACAAACGAAAGCAGCTACATGAAGTATTTCCACTGTGGACTAAACACAGTGGTGATATATTTTGACAAATGTTTGCACATTTCGGCATGAAACATATAGTGTCAGTCTCTAAAAATCAAAGCTGGGGGTGCTACGTGTATGAAAACAACGTGAGCGGGGATATTGGTCTCTGACTTGTTATCATAGTGAGACTGGTTAAACTACTTGCATTTTAGTTTGTTGTTGGGATTTGACTGACAGCTGCTGCAGCTTGGTGTGTGTGAGGTTTGTTTTAAACAGTGATGTCATCAAAGTGAGTGGTAGGCCTGCATCATGATCACCGCTTTCCCAATAGTTATCTGAATCCACCATTACCTTTACAAGTGACCCCTCTGAGGGCCATTTAACAAAGCCCTCCCGGCAGAGTCTGTAAAGCTAGAGAGCATTGTTGGACCTTTGACATGTACAACAGAGCTAATTACACACTATTTATAGCTGTTTACCTCAGTGACATGATCATTTCTTTCCTCCGAGCATTGGTATGTGTTCACAGCATGTCCACTTGAGAGCCTTAGATACTTTATAAACAGCTCTAAAACCTTGTATATGTTAACTGCGGTTATGAAGAACTAGCATATGTGGGTAATTTTGCTCAGATTTATCCAAAAGGGGCCGGGGGGGGATTTTAGTACCAGTCCACTGACATGCCCCGACTGCAAACTCTTGTCGTTCACAGTTTGAAGGTGGCGGTTTCGACAGAGGCTCATAAGAAAGATTTATTAGGACGGTGCTGGAGAACGACTCTGGCATTGATCCCTCACTAAATCCTCTCACAATATTGTCTGCGTAGCACTGCTGTCACTTTGGGTTTCTGTGAATTCAGAGTCttgtatttattaattaaaatgtgTGGATTGTATGGCAGCAGGAACTTTGTTCAGTTTAttcatgttttgaaaatgtACATGTTTATCACAACATAGCCTAGATGTCCTTTTTCTTTATAGTATTTTCCCTCCCACTTAAAAATGAAAGTCATTTTTACTTGAATCACTTTACATTTGAACATTTTTGTGACTTGTTAGTCCATATTTTTAGTTCTGATGTAACTTTATATCATTAGCATCATCTCTCATCATTTATGTACGTATGTGTTGAATTGCCTTGCCAAAAAATGTCAATCACAAGTAAATTGAAGAGACTTTATAGAGACTGAACACCTCACTTCGTGCCACTTTAAAGTAGAAAGTGAAGGTGgttgtttattgtgtttataTGCCGACACAAATTAATCCAGATTTTTCCTTTTCTATCTTCAGTGTAACTAAGAGTGTTTTTAACAAATTATATTGTAACAAATGTTTAACTTAAATGACATGTTATATGTCATAtcacaattatatatatataaaaaggaaTAAAGTGAAATATAAGCTATTTCATTTGTCATTTGTATTTcactaaatgtaataaaactccTTAAAATGAGTAATTATGCAAGCATTCCTAAGTGCTTTCTGAGAAGAGAGTGCCATCTTCTGCTCTGTCACTAGCTCAAATTATGAATGAGGTCACATTTGCTCATTCATTTTCCACGTCTGTGCAGGCTCTCACTAGATGGCACCGCTGCCTCATGAACTGAGCTACGGCCATCCTCTGTGCTGGGATCAGTATCTTGTGTCAGGACTTCCCTGCAAATACACATCCTTGTAATATAGTCTTACGTCAGACTTGATTTGAGTTGCTCACTTCTCGCTTTTGCAGACAAAAGATGACGAAGAGCATCAAAGTTGAAGGAATTGTCAGTGTTTTCTTTTAAGTGTTTTGATGATCAACACACGtatgttcatttttaaataaaaagatgttctccttaaaaaaaaaaaagtttaaatgtgcgAGTTTTGCTCGTCCACGCCACAAGCCAGGTGGTACTGAGCCCTGCACACATTCCTGCTGCATGCGCTGCTGCTCCCCTCATCTCTCCTGTAGCCACTGGTCTATTTGAGGAACTGCAGGGAAAGAGGCTCTGACCCTTCACTGCCTTACACAACACTATTCCAAGTCTTTATTTATCACTCGAAAGTTTTACACAGATGTATATCAATGATAAAATTAAAAGAGAAACATACAACCTGGTCAAAAATATATTCAAGTCTCACTTTGTTGCATTTAGACCAAGTCACTGCACCATCCATGGAAACTGTTGAGCAAGGTATCCGGTTCTGCCTCTTTGTAGTTTGCCATCAATGTCAATCATGCATATTTCCAGGTAGTCATCATCCACTAATACTTTCTACATATTGTACACCTATGTGACCCTTGTTCAAAGCCTTAAAGAAGAGCTTGAGAGGTACTTTTTCTCCACGAACAATCACACAAagaaaaatgctttaaaaaaaaaaaaaaaagaggaaaaagtgcAGTGGCTGATTGAATTGGTTTAAAGGTGTGCCGTGATTTTCCATTTATATTTTCAATTGTATCTGTTGCCATTCTTCACCACAACGACATATTTACCAGTCTAGTTCAAATCTCGTACAAGATTAGTCAAGATGAGTCTACTGTACACCTGCTGCCACGCCGTGAAAGGTCGGCCACTTATGTACAGCTAAAGTGCCAGATGGATCTTCTGAAGTGCTGGAGCTCATGATCTTCTTAGACCTTTTCTGACACACTCACCCTCCATGCCCTCAAGAGAGTCCCTCCTGAATCTGTTAGCTGAGTTAAACCTACAGAAAAACCTAAAGAATATGCTGCAAGGCAGGCAGCCGCGGTGACTTGGGTTACCTTCACAAAACAGAACTCTCCCTGCACTTTCTACTTAGAAAAGTCATCATCACTTTGCGCCAGCGTCCCTCCGCCATCCTCATTACATCTACCACACTCTGCCCCTCGTCAGCCACCCTGGTCACACACCGTCTGACAAGCTCAACTCATGTTCTCTGCCACCTGCTccaaacacacatacaccccTTCACCTCCCTCttactcctcctccttctccgccGCAGATTGTCTCCCCCCTCCCTGAGCCTCGGCCCCTCTGACCtcgcctcctccctccctctttccCCAACAACTGCCAGCCCCTTTACATTTTAGGTGTTTCGCAGGCACCCGGGTTCAAAATGGCTCACAACAAGTGCATAAAAGTAGCTCAACCTTGCTCTTGCTGCACAACCCCTCTGTCTCCACCCCGACCCCTcccatgcacacac
This genomic interval from Cololabis saira isolate AMF1-May2022 chromosome 2, fColSai1.1, whole genome shotgun sequence contains the following:
- the abcb10 gene encoding ATP-binding cassette sub-family B member 10, mitochondrial; translated protein: MLLLIRISNCTHRLQLCGSRLLWLQQRPRCSAARRRRQDVRLLSRLQPPGSPVLPPVLSRRPLLFSRTPTATLTPVALCSSSSSAGSEKARTPVPPEDVKRILRLAHPERWRLTAAIGFLTVSSAVTMSAPFFLGRVIDTIYTTGSDTETMTASLTSLCMMLTGVFLFGGAANAARVYIMQASGQQIVRNLRASVFSSILRQEVAFFDKNRTGELINRLSADTAVVGRSITDNLSDGLRAVAQAAAGVTMMFYVSPSLASFVLLIVPPMAILAVIYGRYLRSISKRTQDALAQATQLAEERISNMRTVRAFGKEMAEVDAYARKTDVVLSLAQKEALIRAGFFGVTGLSGNLMILSVLYKGGLLMASQHMTVGELSSFLMYTFWVGISIAGLSSFYSELMKGFGAGARLWELLDRKPEFPLNEGQVLPLDQLKGQLEFCDVSFAYPTRKEAPIFQNLRLVVPAGNIMAVVGSSGSGKSSLVSLLLRLYDTDAGIITVDGHDIRDLNPYWLRNHIGTVSQEPMLFSCSIRDNIAYGALDSDAVTTEEIYRAAKVANAYDFIQAFPKGFDTVVGEKGVLLSGGQKQRIAIARALLKNPKILLLDEATSALDAENEFLVQEALERLMEGRTVVIIAHRLSTIKNADAIAVLDQRRVAECGPPSELLGNRQGLFRKLMEKQAFLQEEQQRALQ